In Proteiniborus ethanoligenes, one genomic interval encodes:
- a CDS encoding ECF transporter S component has protein sequence MNRKFLTRDLILGGVLLALGIVIPMIFHTVGIMGTVFLPMHIPVLIGGLLISPALALLLGMITPILNSSLTGMPLMFPIATIMMFELGAYGLISSLSTRKLKLSPILALIISMIIGRIVAGITVFVLSSYFGVQMNALTYVKGSIITGLPGIGIQLILIPSLVYALKKANKV, from the coding sequence ATGAATAGAAAATTTTTAACAAGGGATTTAATCTTAGGAGGAGTATTATTGGCCTTAGGGATTGTAATACCTATGATTTTTCACACAGTAGGCATAATGGGAACTGTATTTTTACCTATGCATATACCTGTATTAATAGGAGGCTTATTGATATCACCTGCATTAGCACTATTATTAGGAATGATTACCCCTATATTGAACAGTAGTCTTACAGGAATGCCACTTATGTTTCCCATAGCAACAATTATGATGTTTGAGCTAGGAGCCTACGGCCTTATTTCTTCATTATCTACTAGAAAGCTAAAGCTTTCACCTATATTAGCACTTATTATTTCCATGATTATAGGTAGAATAGTAGCAGGCATTACTGTATTTGTACTATCATCATATTTTGGAGTACAAATGAATGCTCTTACATATGTCAAGGGAAGCATAATAACAGGACTTCCTGGCATAGGGATTCAACTAATACTTATACCTTCTTTAGTATATGCTCTAAAGAAAGCAAATAAAGTTTAG
- a CDS encoding DUF1893 domain-containing protein: MRDLELAKKLLEEKELTLAIVKEEKIIFTSKDKGIKPIYTAVLEMEEELKDASVADRVTGKAAAILCKYAGIKKLYTKLISQEAIKILQNSNMELIFEESSPYIKNREKTDMCPVEKLSLTTESPKELIQKIASFLDSIKKRS, translated from the coding sequence ATGAGGGATTTAGAATTAGCAAAAAAACTCCTTGAAGAAAAAGAGCTTACTTTAGCAATAGTAAAGGAAGAAAAGATAATATTTACAAGCAAGGACAAGGGTATAAAGCCTATATATACTGCGGTTCTGGAAATGGAAGAAGAACTTAAGGATGCAAGTGTAGCAGATAGAGTTACAGGAAAGGCTGCTGCTATTTTATGCAAGTATGCAGGTATTAAAAAGCTTTATACAAAGCTTATATCTCAAGAGGCTATTAAAATTCTACAGAATAGTAATATGGAATTAATCTTTGAGGAAAGCTCACCATATATAAAAAATAGAGAAAAAACAGATATGTGTCCAGTAGAAAAGCTATCACTGACTACAGAAAGTCCTAAAGAGCTAATTCAAAAAATAGCTAGTTTTTTAGATAGCATAAAGAAGAGGTCATAA
- the gcvH gene encoding glycine cleavage system protein GcvH, which produces MKIVEGLLYSNDHEWIKVEGKEAYIGITDFAQHKLGEIVYVELPQVDDELNAGDVFSVVESVKAASDSYLPVSGRVVEVNEDLDGEPGLINEDPYANWIVKIELTDESELEELMNAEEYEDFCSKEE; this is translated from the coding sequence ATGAAAATAGTAGAAGGTCTATTATATTCAAATGATCATGAGTGGATAAAAGTAGAAGGAAAAGAAGCTTATATTGGAATTACAGATTTTGCACAACATAAGCTAGGGGAAATCGTTTATGTTGAATTACCTCAAGTTGATGACGAACTAAATGCAGGAGATGTTTTCTCTGTAGTTGAATCAGTTAAAGCTGCTTCAGATTCTTATCTTCCTGTATCAGGTAGAGTTGTTGAGGTAAATGAAGATTTAGATGGAGAACCAGGCTTAATCAACGAAGATCCATATGCTAACTGGATTGTAAAAATTGAACTTACAGATGAATCTGAATTAGAAGAATTAATGAATGCTGAGGAATACGAAGACTTCTGTAGTAAGGAGGAATAG
- a CDS encoding sodium/glutamate symporter, whose translation MEIVLNTIQTIALLIAFILLGYFIKSKVPILNKYYIPAPFIGGLLLAVLMNLLSSKLKLTIDFSLFTVFFAGFFASVGLRVDKKIFRKGILKQLFFLFTVLFVAVMQNIFIIIFGRVFGLSKSHMLVFSSLNLVGDASLAHHAIELVGNDNGTFLPMLSGVSVFCIIIAIFSCSFMFKLLESKTDFSDAVKPSNPVFAFKELLIYLLLLFTTTGIAYLPTQLGYGHWLSPLGGGLLAGIVIRLVLDKFNIFKIEFFHMNFLGNIFLSLLLVTGFASLRLADLKEITPWAILIVFLQMAWLMAFSYFIVFKLFGKNSIAAYVATGLTGIGIGFPPNSLSSIQSFSEENGVIPDLIFIIPPIGSWLIGVINPYIVHLFF comes from the coding sequence ATGGAAATAGTCTTAAACACAATACAAACTATTGCATTGCTAATTGCTTTTATTCTTTTAGGGTACTTTATTAAAAGCAAAGTCCCTATTCTAAATAAATATTATATTCCTGCTCCATTTATTGGTGGACTTTTATTGGCAGTACTTATGAATCTTCTATCTTCAAAGCTAAAGCTAACTATTGACTTTTCGCTATTTACTGTTTTTTTTGCTGGTTTTTTTGCATCTGTAGGACTTCGTGTAGACAAAAAAATATTTAGAAAAGGAATATTAAAGCAACTGTTTTTTTTATTCACAGTCTTATTTGTCGCAGTAATGCAAAATATATTTATTATTATATTTGGTAGAGTTTTTGGATTGTCAAAAAGCCACATGCTTGTCTTTAGCTCTCTTAATTTAGTTGGAGATGCTTCTTTAGCACATCATGCTATTGAGTTGGTGGGAAATGACAACGGAACTTTTTTACCCATGCTTTCTGGAGTGTCGGTTTTTTGCATTATTATTGCAATATTTTCCTGTTCATTTATGTTTAAGCTTTTAGAATCAAAAACTGACTTTTCAGATGCTGTTAAGCCATCTAATCCAGTCTTTGCTTTTAAGGAGTTATTAATATATCTATTATTATTGTTCACTACAACTGGTATAGCTTATTTACCTACTCAGCTAGGTTATGGTCATTGGCTCTCACCTTTAGGTGGAGGCTTATTGGCTGGTATTGTTATTAGGCTTGTTTTGGACAAGTTTAATATTTTTAAAATTGAATTTTTCCACATGAACTTTTTAGGAAATATTTTTCTTTCACTATTATTGGTAACAGGATTTGCTTCTCTAAGACTGGCAGATTTAAAGGAAATAACCCCTTGGGCTATATTGATTGTTTTTCTTCAAATGGCTTGGTTAATGGCTTTTTCATATTTCATAGTATTTAAACTTTTTGGTAAGAATTCAATTGCTGCTTATGTAGCTACAGGACTAACTGGAATCGGTATTGGATTTCCTCCAAATTCTTTATCTAGTATTCAAAGCTTTAGTGAAGAGAATGGAGTTATACCTGATTTAATATTTATCATTCCGCCTATTGGGTCATGGCTCATAGGTGTTATAAATCCATATATAGTCCATTTGTTTTTTTAG
- the gcvT gene encoding glycine cleavage system aminomethyltransferase GcvT, with translation MAEPRKTSLYNAHLKYGGNIVDYAGWALPVQYEGLTQEHEAVRTRAGIFDVSHMGEVEVTGPQAFDFIQYLVTNDVSVLNDNQIAYSFMCYPDGGVVDDLLVYKFSRDHYFLVINASNVEKDVEWINQHAKDFDVTVKNLSDEISEIAIQGPEAEKILQKLTDTDLSQIGFFYLKRDVNVAGANCLISRTGYTGEDGFEIYFDHEHAESLWEKLMEAGKEEGIRPAGLGSRDTLRFEATLPLYGNEISQDITPLEAGLGMFVKLNKDNFIGKDALVKQKAEGLKRKVVGIEMIDKGVPRHGYEVYADDKKIGFVTTGYFSPTLKRNIGFAMLDMDYTALETPIEIKVRNRTLKAKVVSKTFYQKHYKK, from the coding sequence TTGGCAGAACCAAGAAAAACATCGCTTTATAATGCACATCTGAAATATGGTGGTAACATTGTAGATTATGCAGGATGGGCATTACCAGTACAATATGAGGGCTTGACACAGGAGCATGAAGCAGTTAGAACAAGAGCAGGGATTTTTGATGTTTCCCATATGGGAGAAGTAGAAGTAACAGGACCGCAGGCATTTGATTTTATTCAGTACTTAGTTACAAATGACGTATCTGTACTTAATGACAATCAGATAGCATATAGTTTTATGTGTTATCCAGATGGAGGAGTTGTGGACGATCTTTTAGTTTACAAGTTCTCAAGAGACCATTACTTCCTAGTTATCAATGCAAGTAATGTGGAAAAAGACGTAGAGTGGATTAATCAACACGCAAAGGATTTCGATGTGACTGTAAAGAATCTTTCAGATGAAATATCTGAAATTGCTATCCAAGGACCAGAAGCAGAAAAGATTCTTCAAAAACTTACTGACACAGATCTTTCTCAAATAGGATTTTTCTATTTAAAAAGAGATGTAAATGTAGCTGGAGCAAATTGTTTAATTTCAAGGACTGGATATACTGGAGAAGATGGATTTGAGATTTACTTTGACCATGAGCATGCAGAAAGTCTATGGGAGAAGCTAATGGAAGCAGGTAAAGAAGAAGGGATTAGACCAGCGGGTCTTGGCTCAAGAGACACATTAAGATTTGAAGCTACACTTCCTCTATATGGAAACGAAATAAGTCAAGATATTACTCCATTAGAAGCAGGACTAGGAATGTTTGTAAAACTAAATAAAGATAATTTTATAGGAAAAGATGCCCTTGTAAAACAAAAAGCAGAAGGGCTAAAGAGAAAAGTAGTAGGTATTGAAATGATAGATAAGGGCGTACCTAGACATGGCTATGAAGTTTATGCAGATGATAAGAAAATAGGCTTTGTAACTACAGGATATTTCTCTCCTACTTTAAAGAGAAATATAGGCTTTGCAATGCTAGATATGGACTATACAGCTTTAGAAACGCCTATTGAAATCAAAGTAAGAAACAGAACATTAAAAGCTAAGGTAGTAAGCAAGACATTCTATCAAAAGCATTATAAAAAATAA
- a CDS encoding DUF3842 family protein — MKIAVIDGKGGGIGSQIVERLKSLKKDDIEIIVLGTNSQATANMLRAGGNDGATGENAIVWMSHKADIIIGPMAIIAANSMMGEISPKMAEAIASSKAKKLLLPISKCNFEIIGLQNYQLKQIFDELIQRVKIILEEI, encoded by the coding sequence ATGAAGATAGCTGTAATAGATGGAAAAGGTGGAGGCATAGGCAGCCAAATAGTAGAAAGACTGAAGTCTTTAAAAAAAGATGATATTGAAATCATCGTATTGGGAACGAACTCCCAAGCTACAGCCAATATGCTTAGAGCCGGAGGGAATGACGGTGCTACTGGAGAAAATGCAATTGTATGGATGAGCCATAAGGCAGATATAATCATTGGACCAATGGCAATAATTGCTGCAAATTCAATGATGGGAGAAATAAGTCCTAAAATGGCAGAAGCTATTGCAAGCAGTAAGGCTAAAAAGCTTTTGCTGCCAATTAGCAAGTGTAATTTTGAGATAATAGGGCTTCAGAACTATCAACTAAAGCAGATTTTTGATGAATTAATTCAAAGAGTAAAAATAATATTAGAAGAAATATAA
- the gcvPA gene encoding aminomethyl-transferring glycine dehydrogenase subunit GcvPA, producing the protein MHRFIPNTEADKKLMLDSIGVSSIEDLFSDIPANLKLNRKLNIGKAMSEMEIISHMNGLAEKNKSAKDLTCFLGAGAYDHYIPSIVKHLAMRSEFYTAYTPYQPEISQGTLQIIFEYQTMITNLTGMDVTNASMYDGPTAAAEAAIMACDSTRRNSIIVSKTVNPETRKVLKTYLGVRNIELIEVDMVDGVTDVEKLKSLVDKNTAGVIVQSPNFFGIIEDVTEVEKIVHENKANFIMYVDPISLGILKTPRDLGADIVVGEGQSLGNRLNYGGPYLGFLAASSKLVRKLPGRIVGQSIDTDGKRAFVLTLQAREQHIRRYKATSNICSNQGLNMVMAAIYMITMGKQGLREAALQSTQKAHYAYNEILKSGKFKPLFDKPFFKEFAVTSEMDASNVNKELLSKGILGGYELRKEYNEFSNGLLLCVTEKRTKEEIDSLAKALEVM; encoded by the coding sequence ATGCACAGATTTATACCAAATACGGAGGCAGACAAGAAGCTAATGCTGGATAGTATAGGTGTAAGCTCTATAGAGGACTTGTTCTCCGATATACCAGCTAACTTAAAGTTGAATAGAAAGCTTAACATAGGCAAGGCTATGTCAGAAATGGAGATTATATCTCATATGAATGGACTTGCAGAAAAAAATAAAAGCGCAAAGGATTTGACATGCTTTTTAGGAGCAGGAGCTTATGATCACTACATTCCATCTATAGTAAAGCATCTTGCCATGAGATCAGAGTTTTATACTGCCTATACTCCTTATCAGCCTGAAATAAGCCAAGGAACATTGCAAATAATCTTTGAATATCAAACAATGATAACTAATCTTACAGGCATGGATGTAACTAATGCATCTATGTATGATGGACCTACTGCAGCAGCAGAGGCGGCTATAATGGCATGTGATAGTACTAGACGTAACTCAATTATAGTATCAAAAACAGTTAATCCAGAGACTAGAAAGGTTCTGAAAACTTATTTAGGAGTAAGAAACATAGAGCTAATAGAAGTAGATATGGTTGATGGTGTTACAGATGTAGAGAAACTAAAATCTCTAGTAGATAAAAATACTGCTGGAGTAATAGTTCAAAGTCCAAACTTCTTTGGAATAATTGAAGATGTAACTGAAGTAGAGAAAATAGTTCACGAAAACAAAGCTAATTTTATCATGTATGTAGATCCTATTTCACTAGGCATATTGAAAACACCTAGAGATTTAGGTGCAGATATAGTAGTAGGTGAAGGTCAATCCTTAGGAAATAGGCTTAATTATGGTGGTCCATACTTAGGATTCTTGGCTGCTAGCTCAAAGCTTGTTAGAAAACTTCCAGGAAGAATAGTAGGTCAATCCATAGACACAGATGGGAAGAGAGCATTTGTTCTTACTCTGCAAGCCAGAGAGCAGCATATAAGAAGATATAAGGCAACCTCAAACATATGCTCAAACCAAGGCTTAAACATGGTTATGGCTGCAATATACATGATAACCATGGGCAAACAAGGATTAAGAGAGGCAGCACTACAAAGCACACAAAAAGCTCACTATGCATATAATGAAATCCTTAAATCAGGGAAATTCAAGCCATTATTCGACAAACCATTCTTTAAAGAGTTTGCGGTTACTAGTGAAATGGATGCTAGCAATGTAAATAAGGAACTCTTAAGCAAAGGAATTCTTGGAGGATATGAGCTTAGAAAAGAATACAATGAATTTAGTAATGGACTTCTTTTGTGCGTAACAGAAAAGAGAACAAAAGAAGAAATTGATAGTTTAGCAAAAGCTTTGGAGGTGATGTAG